A single region of the Caldisericaceae bacterium genome encodes:
- the ftcD gene encoding glutamate formimidoyltransferase, with protein MEKIIECVPNISEGKNREVIDQVIESLKKTNVKILDVSMDPDHNRSVITFVGNKESIIGGAFAVAESAVRLIDLRYHKGTHPRMGAVDVIPFIPIKNTSMEECIEISKIVGKKIGEELKIPVYLYAESATKEERKNLPNIRKGEFEGFFEKIKDPNWIPDFGPNEVHPTAGVVAVGAREFLIAYNIYLGTKDVSIAEKIAKSIRESSGGLRFIQAKGMFIEEKEMAQVSMNILNYKKAPLYRVFEIVKMEAERYGVSVVESELIGLMPIRAVLESLSFYLRFPKLDENNVLETKIFE; from the coding sequence ATGGAAAAAATTATTGAGTGTGTCCCAAATATAAGCGAAGGAAAAAACAGAGAAGTTATCGATCAAGTAATAGAGAGCCTCAAAAAAACAAACGTAAAAATCCTCGATGTATCAATGGACCCTGATCACAATAGAAGTGTCATAACATTCGTAGGTAATAAAGAAAGTATAATAGGCGGTGCTTTTGCAGTTGCAGAAAGTGCAGTTAGACTAATTGACTTAAGGTATCATAAAGGAACGCATCCGAGAATGGGTGCAGTGGATGTCATTCCGTTTATTCCTATAAAGAATACATCAATGGAAGAGTGTATTGAAATTAGCAAAATAGTTGGTAAAAAAATAGGCGAGGAGCTTAAAATTCCTGTTTATCTTTACGCAGAATCAGCAACAAAAGAGGAAAGAAAAAACCTTCCAAATATTAGAAAAGGAGAATTTGAAGGTTTTTTTGAAAAAATAAAAGACCCAAATTGGATACCAGATTTTGGGCCAAACGAAGTGCATCCTACTGCAGGAGTAGTTGCCGTAGGTGCAAGAGAATTTCTCATTGCCTACAATATCTATCTTGGAACAAAAGATGTAAGCATTGCAGAGAAAATTGCAAAGTCTATAAGAGAAAGTTCTGGCGGATTAAGGTTTATACAGGCAAAAGGGATGTTTATAGAAGAAAAAGAAATGGCTCAAGTCTCTATGAATATACTCAACTACAAAAAAGCGCCTCTTTACAGGGTGTTTGAAATTGTAAAAATGGAAGCAGAGCGTTATGGAGTGTCTGTTGTAGAAAGTGAACTTATAGGGCTTATGCCAATACGTGCCGTTCTTGAAAGTCTTTCATTCTACTTAAGATTTCCAAAACTTGACGAAAATAACGTTTTAGAAACAAAAATATTCGAATAA